In Oryza sativa Japonica Group chromosome 8, ASM3414082v1, the sequence ttttgaaatttatgCCCATAGAGCACCCTAATTTTGTTGACGTGATCAGACAATAAAAAAGGCACCATGACAGCTATGGTGGATAATGTCATTTAGTAACACAGGGCAATGTGTTGTAAATAATAATGGGAATGGTTTGTATCATTTGTTTCTTCTATGCTCAAGATCCTGGACTGTTATGCATGTATCATTTGTTGCCCCTCGAGTCAGATTATTTGACGTGGATACTTTAGTACTTTGGATCAAAGAATTAGGGTATTTATATTGTACATAGCTAACAATtgcatatactacctccgttttttaatagatgacgccgttgactttttctcacatgttcgaccattcgtcttattcaaaaaatttacgtaattataatttattttgttatgagttgttttatcactcatagtaccataagtgtgatttatatcttatacatttgcataaattttttgaataagataaatggtcaaacatgtgagaaatagtcaacggcgtcatctattaaaaaacggagggagtattattttccCGTTGCAATGTATGGGCACCTAACCAGGGTCAGGACATTTTCTCATGTTTGTAGTCATGATCAAATCGCTCATAAAACATATGCGTGCTGTATTTATACTCCGTGTGTGTAAGCTGAATGTTCAAAGAACATGTGCATCTTAACGCTTTATATAATATTAGGGTAGTTATTTACCTGCAGGGTATAGGGTATATTCTATATATGTCCGGCATGAATTGAATTAAAGCTTAATTGCACATatcatagaaattttttttgataataggaaaatttaaaagttattaAAGATAAATAGAATTACACTGTAGcgtttagcacgggcatattactagtaatAGTTTTCAATTTTCATTCATTATTATTGTTAATAGTGCTATGTTAGTACTATACTAGTCAAGAGGTGGTCTAATAATCTTTTGCATTCTTGTTGTGTGTGGTTCAGGTTCAGGTTCAGGGgcatctctcctcttttctttcccTTGCCGCCATTAGCCCAAGCAGCTATCTGGATTCTGGAGAGTTGTTCTCTGGTACTAGTTCTCTAGCGCACGAACAACATCCGCGACGAAGCGCATCCATGGCAGTGGCACCGACGAGAGCGGAGGCACTGTCCCTCTTCCGGTCCCTCCTCCGCACGGCAAGGCAGTTCTCTGACTACAACATCCGCGAGTacacgcgccgccgcgccgcggacGCCTTCCGTGAGAACCGTGCCCTCGGCGACACGGCTGCCGCGGCGGCAGCATTCGCGGACGGGAAGAAGCAGCTGGAGGTGGCAAAGCGGCAGGCGGTGGTGTACTCTCTGTACGCCCCAAAGGCCAAGAGCATCATGGAGATGAAGTTGCAGTGATCGACGCGAGAGGTTTCGTGCTCTCTTGCTTGCTGTCCTCTTACTCAGGATTTCTTTCTGCTCTGTTTCTAAAGTTATGTGATAGGTTCGAGGAAAATTGGTGCAATCAAAGCTGAGATGTTATCATGTTTGCTGGATAATTGCCATGACATGGTTGCTATGAGTTGAATAAATCAGTCAATTCCACGATTTTGGTCTCTTGTGTTCAACATACCATTACCTGTTAACTGTGGTTGGATTGGTGCCGATTGCAGCACTTCGACCAGGGCTCCTCGTTGCTGCTGGGGTCCCTCGTCCTGTTGCCGGCTTGCAGCCACCAGTCACCGTTGCTGGTGGTGGTGCCTTGTACCTGCTGCTCTCCGTCCTGATGGCCATGGCCTTCGTCCCACTGGACGAGCTAAGAGATCTAGTGCATCTGTTCTGAATTTTTCAGGACGGTTCATGTGTCCTGTATTGTTCTATGCTATGTGTTcccatttttgtttttgttgtatGCTATGACATTGTTGCTGctctgatctttttttttttctgaaataatGAAGATAAGCTTGCTAGTATTTGCTTTTTGGGCTATCGATGTGGTCTTAATTGTTGCTGGTCCTAATCCTTGTGGTTTTGTGTTTCTTATTCATGTACTGggcataattatatatatttgtctcaacttttttttttcagaaataaaATTTGTACAGATAATTTGCATGTATGAACCATAAGCTTCCATTATAAGGAAACGTTCAGAGCTCAGAGTAGTAGCTGAAACTGAAACATTTAATTTGTCAGGCTAACGAAAAACGAAGGTCAATCTGTGTACAATGAGGCAGTTGTGGACCGACTGGAAAGCTGTGGGTTTGATCCAATTTCTTCTTTATAATACAGCTACAGAGAGTTCTGTGCCAAGATTTTTACAGGAGTTCATCATAGATTTGCCTGTAGATAAAATACCAGCGACCCGTTGGCTAAATCGCTAAACACAAGGTCTTGCTTTCATGCTCGACTGGTTTCTTCAGAATAAATTCCTGGTCCATGTAAAAATTTGCATTAACAACCTTGCAGGCTGAATAAGTACTGTTAGCCATctgcttagtttttttttcacatcttTTCTTATTTGTGGTCCACAGTACagataattttattttgaattctATTTAAGATTAAATTTATTCATCAAAAACTACGATTCTAAAACGTGGCCTGTAAAGTGGTTCTCGTAAATATTCTTTCATGCATTGCAGATTGAGTATATCATTCTTCACTAATCTACTAGACGCGCGAAACCAGCTTATAACAAACACGTCTCATGTGTCTGAAATGGCGTCCTAACGTTTACTGTAATATACTTCAATGATTCATCAGGTATACAATCAGCATCACAAAATAATTTGTATCGCTTAATTAATTACGATGTTTCGAATGGTGGCTGTCGGTAACTTACAGAAGCATGCATGACTTCTGATTATTGTTGGTACTAGTAGAGAAAACAAGACGGCATCCTCACTCTAACCgtgtaaaattttttttaattcagtGCTAAATGTCAACAGATGACATATATGCCATCAATGAGGAACGTTCAATGCTCTCCCCAAGATTTATAAGTCTGGTGCAGATATAGTTTTCTTACCGAgggaatatatatacacttCGTCTTGAAAATGTATCAAATATCACTAAAAACATTAGAAACAAATACTTTTAGTAATATTACACATCTACACGTAAAGTCACATCTTTAAATTCATGATATATAAagagaaaaatacaaaattcAGATAGACTTATAGCCTTAAAACTGTTAAATATTTTTGTTATGTCTAAACTATAATGACTATGGGGTTAAAATTTTCATTATAGGTGTGTAATACTACTGAAAGTATATGCAcaatttttttctagaatttattgtgatatttgttagttggtATACACGGAGTATGCACATGAATCTTATATGTAGATGTTATGTTCCCATCCATCTATTATGATATATAAGCATTTGTTGGTTGTTTAGAAAAGATTAAGGTTTATAAGAAAAGACTTTGGTGCATCTTATTAAATAAGGGAGGGTAAGGGTGAGAGAGTTCTTGGCAGTAGTATTCGTGCTACaagtgattatattttgatataagTTTTGCAGGAGGAAAGACCTAATCATCATTTCATTACTGTCAAATGACTACATATTATATGATTCTGGTTTAAGAAATAGCATATGACAAGGAGGAAGCAGGTAGAGGCCGATAGAAAATGCAAACGTTAAAAAGTATATATAGCTGTATATCTATAGTTGGTGGAGATGCTAGCTAGAACACTACTAAGAAAACCATTTCTGCAGACGAAACCCTTCTATTTTTCAGACGGATGTTTATTTTGAACCGTATATACATCCTCTTATGAAATGCTTATTGCTTTCTCGCAAGTACAAAACGGTACGGTGTCAATTAATCCTTGGTTGATATCAACGGAGCTATGGATCGATTACAATTAATGGCGCTCTGATGTGTGTGAACCACTATAATGTGTAAATTAAATtgagaacattttttttctgaattacACAGTGCAACACAGACACTCACAATGCACGCACACTCATGCACCCCTATAAACGCACGCaagcaaaccctacccctatgagaatcttcgaagactg encodes:
- the LOC4345028 gene encoding uncharacterized protein, coding for MAVAPTRAEALSLFRSLLRTARQFSDYNIREYTRRRAADAFRENRALGDTAAAAAAFADGKKQLEVAKRQAVVYSLYAPKAKSIMEMKLQ